The Streptomyces sp. ALI-76-A nucleotide sequence CGCCGGTTGGCGCCGAACGCGTCCAGGGCGCCCACCTGGGCGAGCCGCCCGGCGAGGGGCCGGCTCGGGCGCGCCCGCTCCCAGAAGTCGACCAGCGAGGCGTATGGCTGCCCGTCCGCGATCCGTGCCGCCTCGGCCTCGCTGATGCCGTGCACGTCGGAGAGGGCGAGACGCAGCCCCCACGCCTTCCCGGACTTCCCGGACTCCTCAGATTCAGACACCAGTTCGATCCTGTGTGCGACCCCCGACTCGTTCACGTCCAGCGGCAGGATCGGCACCCCGCGCCGCCGCGCGTCCGCCAGCAGCAGCCGCTTCGGGTACATCCCGGGGTCGTGGGTGAGCAGCCCCGCGTAGAAGGCGGCCGGGTGGTGCGCCTTCAGCCACGCCGACTGGTACGTCGGCACGGCGAAGGCGACCGCGTGCGCCTTGCAGAAGCCGTAGGACCCGAAGGCCTCGACGATCTCCCAGGTGCGCTGAATCGTTTCTGCGTCATAGCCGTTCGCCGCCGCGTGCTGCGCGAACCAGAACCGGATCCGCCCCTGCGACTCCGGGTCGGACAGCCCGCGCCGCACTCGGTCCGCCTCGCCGCGCCCGCAGCCGGTCATGATGTCCACGATGTCGATGATCTGCTCGTGGAAGACGACGACTCCGTACGTATCCCTTAGCGGTCCCTCCAGATCGGGGTGCGGGTACCGCACGGGTGCCCGCCCGTGCCGGGCCTCGATGAACGGCCGCACCATGTCGGCGGCGACCGGACCGGGCCGGAACAGTGAGATGTCGACGACCAGGTCGTGGAAGCCGGCCGGCTGCAACCGCCCGACCAGGTCCCGCTGTCCCGGCGACTCGATCTGGAAGCAGCCGAGCGTCTCGGTGGACCGGATGAGCCGATACGTCGCCGGGTCGCCGGGCGGCACGGAGTCCAGGTCGATCCGGTCCCCCGTCACCCGCTCCACCTCGGCGACCGCGTGCGCCATCGCCGACTGCATCCGCACGCCCAGCACATCGAGCTTGAGCAGCCCGAGCTCCTCCACGTCGTCCTTGTCGAACTGGGACATGGGCAGCCCCTCGCCGCTGGTCGGCATCACCGGCGTACGGGAGAGGAGGGAGGCGTCGGACAGGAGCACCCCGCAGGGGTGCATGGCGACTCCGCGCGGAAGGGCGTCGAGCGCCTCGACCAGCTCCCAGAGCCTGCCGTACCGCTCCCTCTCGCCCGCCAGCTGCCTGAGTTCGGGCAGTTCGTCGAGCGCCGCGCGGGCGTCGCGGGCGCGGATGTGCGGGAAGGACTTGGCGATGCGGTCGATGTCGGCCGGGTCCATGGACAGGGCCGCGCCGACGTCCCGGATCGCGTGGCGCACCCGGTACGTCTCCGGCATCGCGACCGTCGCGACCCGCTCGGTGCCGAACCGGCCGATGATCGCGCGGTAGACCTCCAGCCGGCGGGCCGACTCCACGTCGATGTCGATGTCGGGCAGGACGGTCCGCTCCCTGGACAGGAAGCGCTCCATCAGCAGCCCGTGCTCCACCGGGTCGGCGTGCGCGATGCCGAGCAGATGGTTGACGAGGGAACCGGCGCCGGAGCCGCGCGCGGCCACCCGGATACCCATCCTCCGTACGTCGTCCACCACCTGGGCGACCGTCAGGAAGTAGGAGGCGAAGCCGTGGTGGGCGATGATGTCCAGCTCCCGGTGCATCCGCTCCCAGTACGCGCGCCTGCCGGTGTACCCCCGCAGCACCATGCCCGCCGCCGCCCGGGAGGCCAGCGCCCGCTGCGCCGTGCGGCGGCCCGCGCCGACGAGGTGCGGCTCGGGGAAGTGGACGGTGCCGATGCCGAGGTCGTCCTCCGGGTCCACCAGGCACTCGGCGGCGGCGGCCCGCGTCTGTTCCAGCAGACGGTGGGCGGTGTCCCGTCGGAAGCCCGCGGCCTCGACGATCCGCTCGGCCGCCTGGAGCATGATGCCCGGGTCCTTGAGCCAGGCCTCGCCGGAGTCCAGTTCCCTGGCCGGGTCGACGGGGACGAGACGGCGGGCGGCGTCCAGGACGTCGGCGACCGGGCCGAGGCCGGGGTCGGCGTAGCGGACGGCGTTGCTGAGCACGGGCCGGATCCCCTGCTCGGCCGCGAAGCCGACGGTACGGGCGGCCAGGCGCAGGGAACCGGGGCCGGTGCCCGTGCGGCCGTGCCACACGGCTTCGAGGCGCAGGGCGTCGCCGTAGGTCTCCCGCCAGGGGGCGAGCAGCTTGGCGGCGCGGTCGGGGCGCCCCGCGGCGAGGGCGCGGCCGACGTCGGAGGCGGGGCCGAGCAGGACGGTCAGGCCGTCTCCCCTGTTGTCGGCCCAGGGCAGCAGCGGCGTGCCCTGTCCCGCGTGCGACGCCGTGACGATCCGGCACAGGTCGGCCCAGCCGCGGGCGCCGTCCCGGGCGAGGAAGGTGACGCGGGGTGTCGACTCGTCGATGAAGGCGCCGCCGCGCACGGGGGTGCGGTGCCTTTCCCGCCGTACGGAGGTGTCCCCTCGTACGGAATCGCCCCGCGGGGACTCCTCCACCGCCAGGTCCACTCCGAAGAGCGGACGGACGCCCGCCTTCGCGCAGGCCTTGGCGAAGCGGACCGTGCCGGCGAGGGTGTCGCGGTCGGTGAGGGCGAGGGCGTCCATGCCCCGCTCCGAGGCGCGCTCGGCCAGCCGCTCCGGGTGCGAGGCGCCGTACCGCAGGGAGAACCCGGAGACGGTGTTCAGATGCGTGAAGCCCGGCACCACACACCTCCCGCACTGAGCCCCGGCCAGGCTCTCGAACACTTGTTCCCAGCTACCTCACCCCCACCATAGACCAATTCTCGAATACGTGTACGACATCCGCTCGGCCCCGTCCCACCTGCACAAATGCTCCACGGCCCGGACCGTGAGGCAGGACGCAGACCACCGGCGCCGGCACCGCGGGGAGCCACTCCCCCGGCCTTTCCCGCCCAGGTGAAGGACGCCGTCGCCCCGCGGGCCACGCTGCCGGCCGTCGGCGTGGCCGCCCCTCCTCCGCACGCGAGCGTCCCGCCCCTCGGGCGAGGGGCGGGACGTCACCGGGCGGCCGGCGGGACCGCGGCCGCCGTACCGCCGCGCGACCGGCGGACCACCGCGGTGTGGCCGTCAGCCGATCTGGGCGCCGAAGACCGAGAGCGCCTCGGTGACCGGCTGGAAGAAGGTCTCGCCGCCCGAGGCGCAGTCGCCGCTGCCGCCGGAGGTGAGGCCGATCGCGGTGCTGCCGGAGAAGAGCGAGCCGCCGCTGTCGCCGGGCTCGGCGCAGACGTCGGTCCGGATCAGGCCGTTGACGATGTCGCCGTTGCCGTAGTTCACGGTGGCGTCCAGGCCGGTGACCGTGCCGCTGTGCACCTGGGTCGTGGAGCCGCTGCGGGTGACCCGCATGCCGACGGTGGCCGCGGCCGCCTGGGTGATCTGCTGCGTGGAGCCGTTGTAGAGGTTCACCTCGCTCGGGTGGTCCACGCTGCCGGTGTACTTGACCAGGCCGTAGTCGTTGCCGGGGAAGCTCGACTCCTCGTTCTGGCCGATGACGGTGCCGCCGGCGTCCGACCAGGTGGAGACGGACTCGGTGCAGTGTCCGGCGGTGAGGAAGTACGGCTCGCCGCCCTTGACCACGTTGAAGCCCAGCGAGCAGCGCCCGCCACCGCCGGTGATGGCGTCACCGCCCGCGACGAGGGGCTTGTACTCCCCCGTGGTGCGCCGGAGTTCGGCCGTGGCGCCGAGTCCGTCGACGACCTCGGTCAGCCTGGCCCATTCGGCGTCGGAGACCGTGCGGTCGGCGGTGACGACGACCTTGTTGGTCGTCGGGTCGGTCACCCAGGCGGTGCCGGGGATGCTCGCGTCCTGCTTCAGCGTGCCGTGGGCGCTCCTCAGCTCGGCGAGGGAGTTCCCGACGAGTCTGGCCTCGGCGCCGGCCGCCTCGACCGTCTTCGCCGCGCTCTCGTCGAGCACGTTGACCACGAGGCTCCTGGTCTTCGCGTCGTAGAACGTTCCCGCCGCGTCGGCGCCGAGGTCCTGACCGAGTGTCGAGGCGAGCTTTCCGGCCGCCAGGGCCGACAGCGGCGCGGGGTCGGAACTCTTCGGCGCCTCACTGGCGTTCGCGGACTGGAAGGTGACTCCCATGGCGACCAGTGCGGCGACGCCCGCACCTGCCACGGCGGCCCGCCGCCCGGGTATGCGTCGGTGCTTCAACTCGCGTCCTCCTGTGGGGGGTCGGTCCGGGCGATTGTGGGGACCGCGCGGACCGGAAGGCTGGTTGACGAGCCGCCCACTCTTCCGAATCCCACCGAGGGCGCACAAGGTCGACTTCAGGACGCGCGTAGAACGCGGTTGCGCGCCCCCTCCGGTTTTTGACGGTCCACGGTCACCCCAGGCGTTCGCGCCGCAAACACTACGCGCGAGTAACTCCACTCAGCCCGTGAGGACTAGTCCTGTCTTGAAATCGACCATCGCCCGGTGGAGTTCGCGTGGTGTTCGACGGGCGGACGTTGCTCTCGCACCGGTTGCTGCGCCACGAACGGGGCCCTGCGGGACCTGCTGAGGCGCCGTCGGCATCCGCTGGTGCGCCTTCTCCAGGAACCGCAGCAGTTCCACCGGGAACAACAGCACCAGCGTCGAGTCCTTCTCGGCGCCCACCGCCACCACCGTCCGGAGCAGCCGCGGTCGCGGCGCGGCGGGCCGGCCGGACATCTCCTTCGCGGCCTCGGCCGGCTGCGTCGACGCCAGGAGATCGGCGTCCGCGTCGATGACCCGG carries:
- the dnaE gene encoding DNA polymerase III subunit alpha, which encodes MPGFTHLNTVSGFSLRYGASHPERLAERASERGMDALALTDRDTLAGTVRFAKACAKAGVRPLFGVDLAVEESPRGDSVRGDTSVRRERHRTPVRGGAFIDESTPRVTFLARDGARGWADLCRIVTASHAGQGTPLLPWADNRGDGLTVLLGPASDVGRALAAGRPDRAAKLLAPWRETYGDALRLEAVWHGRTGTGPGSLRLAARTVGFAAEQGIRPVLSNAVRYADPGLGPVADVLDAARRLVPVDPARELDSGEAWLKDPGIMLQAAERIVEAAGFRRDTAHRLLEQTRAAAAECLVDPEDDLGIGTVHFPEPHLVGAGRRTAQRALASRAAAGMVLRGYTGRRAYWERMHRELDIIAHHGFASYFLTVAQVVDDVRRMGIRVAARGSGAGSLVNHLLGIAHADPVEHGLLMERFLSRERTVLPDIDIDVESARRLEVYRAIIGRFGTERVATVAMPETYRVRHAIRDVGAALSMDPADIDRIAKSFPHIRARDARAALDELPELRQLAGERERYGRLWELVEALDALPRGVAMHPCGVLLSDASLLSRTPVMPTSGEGLPMSQFDKDDVEELGLLKLDVLGVRMQSAMAHAVAEVERVTGDRIDLDSVPPGDPATYRLIRSTETLGCFQIESPGQRDLVGRLQPAGFHDLVVDISLFRPGPVAADMVRPFIEARHGRAPVRYPHPDLEGPLRDTYGVVVFHEQIIDIVDIMTGCGRGEADRVRRGLSDPESQGRIRFWFAQHAAANGYDAETIQRTWEIVEAFGSYGFCKAHAVAFAVPTYQSAWLKAHHPAAFYAGLLTHDPGMYPKRLLLADARRRGVPILPLDVNESGVAHRIELVSESEESGKSGKAWGLRLALSDVHGISEAEAARIADGQPYASLVDFWERARPSRPLAGRLAQVGALDAFGANRRDLQLHVTELHRGTRGSGAGGDQLPLAGGRKTAPAGLPDLSSAERLSAELGVLSMDASRNLMDDHRAFLDELGVVSARRLREARHGETVLVAGAKAATQTPPIRSGRRVVFTTLDDGTGLVDLAFFDDSHDTCAHTVFHSWLLLVRGVVQRRGPRSLSVVGAAVWNLAELVELRAGGGVDAVAARLARPEPAPDGRREAQAPDGDDGGPHRARIAGADGRPAPTGSAARDPMEVARGRSIRMPTGYEMHPWADLRPAGEDPAKTRKLWHQSPGSAG
- a CDS encoding S1 family peptidase yields the protein MKHRRIPGRRAAVAGAGVAALVAMGVTFQSANASEAPKSSDPAPLSALAAGKLASTLGQDLGADAAGTFYDAKTRSLVVNVLDESAAKTVEAAGAEARLVGNSLAELRSAHGTLKQDASIPGTAWVTDPTTNKVVVTADRTVSDAEWARLTEVVDGLGATAELRRTTGEYKPLVAGGDAITGGGGRCSLGFNVVKGGEPYFLTAGHCTESVSTWSDAGGTVIGQNEESSFPGNDYGLVKYTGSVDHPSEVNLYNGSTQQITQAAAATVGMRVTRSGSTTQVHSGTVTGLDATVNYGNGDIVNGLIRTDVCAEPGDSGGSLFSGSTAIGLTSGGSGDCASGGETFFQPVTEALSVFGAQIG